The following coding sequences lie in one Allochromatium vinosum DSM 180 genomic window:
- the hemL gene encoding glutamate-1-semialdehyde 2,1-aminomutase, which translates to MSRSHDLFAAAQRHIPGGVNSPVRAFRGVGGDPVFFESASGPHAIDADGKCYIDYVGSWGPMILGHAHPEVLAAVRERLDKGLSFGAPTELETVMADKVCELVPSMDMVRMVSSGTEATMSALRLARGYTGRDKIVKFEGCYHGHADSLLVKAGSGALTFGEPSSPGVPAALAELTITLRYNDIDQVRETFAEIGSEIACIIVEPVAGNMNCIPPVPGFLEGLREVCDQYGSVLIFDEVMTGFRVALGGAQAHFGIKPDLTALGKVIGGGMPVGAFGGKQEIMSRLSPLGPVYQAGTLSGNPIAMAAGLKTLELISAPGFYDQLAAKVTTLMTGLKERAAVAGIALTTNQAGGMFGIFFTDQQVTNYEQATACNQDQFKAFFHGMLERGVYLAPSAFEAGFVSIMHTDEHIQATLDAAADTFAAIAAR; encoded by the coding sequence ATGAGCCGATCCCACGACCTCTTCGCCGCCGCGCAGCGTCACATCCCCGGCGGCGTCAACTCGCCGGTGCGGGCGTTCCGCGGAGTGGGCGGCGACCCGGTGTTCTTCGAGAGCGCCTCCGGTCCCCATGCCATCGATGCCGACGGCAAGTGTTATATCGACTATGTCGGCTCCTGGGGTCCGATGATCCTCGGTCACGCCCACCCCGAGGTGCTGGCCGCCGTGCGCGAGCGGCTCGACAAGGGGCTGTCGTTCGGCGCACCGACCGAACTCGAGACCGTCATGGCCGACAAGGTCTGCGAGCTGGTGCCGAGCATGGACATGGTGCGCATGGTCAGCTCGGGCACCGAGGCGACCATGAGCGCGCTGCGTCTGGCGCGCGGCTATACCGGGCGCGACAAGATCGTCAAGTTCGAGGGCTGCTACCACGGGCACGCCGACTCGCTGCTGGTCAAGGCCGGCTCGGGCGCGCTGACCTTCGGTGAACCCAGCTCACCCGGTGTCCCCGCGGCGCTGGCTGAACTGACCATCACCCTGCGCTACAACGATATCGATCAGGTGCGCGAGACCTTCGCCGAGATCGGCTCCGAGATCGCCTGCATCATCGTCGAGCCGGTCGCCGGCAACATGAACTGCATCCCGCCCGTGCCCGGCTTCCTGGAAGGTCTGCGCGAGGTCTGTGACCAGTACGGTTCGGTGCTGATCTTCGACGAAGTCATGACCGGCTTCCGCGTCGCGCTCGGCGGCGCTCAGGCGCATTTCGGCATCAAGCCCGACCTGACCGCGCTCGGCAAGGTCATCGGCGGCGGCATGCCGGTCGGCGCCTTCGGCGGCAAGCAGGAAATCATGTCGCGTCTGTCGCCGCTCGGTCCGGTCTATCAGGCCGGCACCCTGTCGGGCAACCCGATCGCCATGGCCGCCGGGCTCAAGACCCTGGAGCTGATCTCGGCGCCCGGTTTCTACGACCAGCTTGCGGCCAAGGTGACGACCCTGATGACCGGCCTCAAGGAGCGTGCGGCGGTGGCGGGCATTGCGCTGACCACCAACCAGGCCGGCGGCATGTTCGGGATCTTCTTCACCGATCAGCAGGTGACGAACTACGAGCAGGCCACCGCCTGCAATCAGGATCAGTTCAAGGCCTTCTTCCACGGCATGCTGGAGCGCGGCGTCTATCTGGCGCCCTCGGCGTTCGAGGCGGGCTTCGTCTCCATCATGCATACGGATGAGCACATCCAAGCGACGCTCGACGCCGCCGCCGACACCTTCGCGGCCATCGCTGCGCGCTGA
- the thiE gene encoding thiamine phosphate synthase codes for MSNTSLRGLYAITPDAPLTIATLVDQVDAAIDGGARVIQYRDKTYERDERRRRAAALLARCRAAGVPLIINDDLDLAVELGADGVHLGRDDPDPRAARERLSETAIIGVSCYDQLALAEAAAANGASYVAFGSFFPSTTKPKAVRPDPGLLTEARRRVTLPLVAIGGITPHNGGPLIAAGADMLAVVTGVFAQADITAAARAYTNLFPKETH; via the coding sequence ATGTCGAACACATCTCTCCGAGGTCTTTATGCCATCACGCCCGATGCGCCGCTGACGATCGCGACGCTCGTCGATCAGGTCGATGCGGCCATCGACGGCGGGGCGCGTGTGATCCAGTATCGCGACAAGACCTACGAACGCGACGAGCGTCGCCGGCGCGCCGCCGCCCTGCTCGCCCGTTGCCGCGCGGCCGGTGTGCCGCTCATCATCAATGACGATCTCGATCTGGCGGTCGAGCTGGGTGCCGACGGCGTACATCTCGGCCGCGACGATCCGGACCCGCGCGCCGCACGTGAACGGCTCAGCGAGACCGCCATCATCGGCGTCTCCTGCTACGACCAGCTCGCACTGGCCGAAGCGGCTGCTGCTAACGGCGCGAGTTACGTCGCCTTCGGCAGCTTCTTCCCCTCGACGACCAAACCCAAGGCCGTGCGCCCCGATCCCGGCCTGCTGACCGAGGCCCGTCGGCGGGTTACGTTGCCATTGGTTGCGATCGGCGGCATCACGCCACACAATGGCGGGCCTTTGATCGCGGCGGGGGCCGACATGCTCGCGGTCGTCACGGGCGTCTTCGCCCAAGCCGACATCACCGCCGCCGCCCGTGCCTATACCAACCTGTTTCCGAAGGAGACCCATTGA
- the thiD gene encoding bifunctional hydroxymethylpyrimidine kinase/phosphomethylpyrimidine kinase, producing MTEAQRPDRPLVLCVGGHDPSGGAGILADAEVVQAARAFPLTVITALTEQDTCGLAQIHPQPPEQIEAHCRRLLSDSPPSALKIGLIGGADIARMLARFIDTLATAERARVPVVLDTVLATGAGQSVADAALREAVREALIPRCTLVTPNLPEARALTGADAPEDCAERLLAAGAPWVLITGTHDATEAVTNRLFGSNGERHAWDWPRLPGEYHGSGCTLASAIAARLAHGMTLIQAVESAQAYTWTALERALRTGRCQLTPNRLYSQASAD from the coding sequence ATGACGGAGGCCCAACGACCCGATCGACCGCTGGTGCTCTGTGTCGGCGGACATGATCCGAGCGGCGGGGCCGGCATCCTCGCCGATGCCGAGGTGGTGCAGGCGGCGCGCGCTTTTCCGCTGACCGTGATCACGGCGCTGACCGAGCAGGATACCTGCGGACTGGCTCAGATCCATCCGCAGCCGCCTGAGCAGATCGAGGCGCACTGCCGACGCCTGCTGAGCGACAGTCCGCCCAGCGCACTCAAGATCGGTCTGATCGGCGGCGCTGACATCGCCCGGATGCTGGCCCGATTCATCGACACGCTCGCGACGGCTGAGCGTGCGCGCGTTCCGGTCGTGCTGGATACGGTACTGGCGACAGGTGCCGGCCAGTCGGTCGCCGATGCCGCGTTGCGCGAGGCCGTGCGTGAGGCGCTCATTCCACGTTGCACGCTGGTCACGCCCAATCTGCCCGAGGCGCGCGCCCTGACCGGCGCCGATGCGCCCGAAGACTGTGCCGAGCGTCTGCTCGCGGCCGGCGCGCCCTGGGTACTGATCACCGGCACCCATGACGCGACCGAGGCTGTCACCAACCGATTGTTCGGCTCGAACGGCGAACGCCACGCCTGGGACTGGCCACGTCTGCCCGGCGAGTACCACGGCTCGGGCTGTACCCTGGCCAGTGCCATCGCCGCGCGTCTGGCGCATGGAATGACGCTGATACAGGCCGTCGAGTCGGCTCAGGCCTATACCTGGACGGCGCTCGAACGGGCCTTGCGCACGGGGCGCTGTCAACTGACACCCAACCGGCTCTACAGCCAAGCGTCGGCCGATTGA
- a CDS encoding rubredoxin, with protein MNTYQCLVCGLIYDEAQGWPDDGIAPGTKWEDVPSDWKCPECGVGKDDFEMVRL; from the coding sequence ATGAATACCTATCAATGTCTCGTTTGCGGGCTGATCTACGATGAAGCCCAGGGTTGGCCGGATGACGGTATCGCGCCCGGCACCAAATGGGAAGACGTCCCATCTGACTGGAAGTGCCCCGAATGCGGCGTCGGCAAGGACGATTTCGAGATGGTCAGGCTCTGA
- a CDS encoding DUF5063 domain-containing protein: protein MDAITSPTRVLETGFDHDLARLARRYCELIETRATKRGLWLARIAELLPRLHAGVSSLVAAEPPPGDRPEPVDLDARFELFSQLRHLLADCDPYWLEFDSVADGMTAMTGSLADDLTDIYCELKQGLTLFELDPDRAVTAWALGYRQHWGQHLVDAERHLAMLQSQSRLDL, encoded by the coding sequence ATGGACGCCATCACATCTCCCACTCGGGTTCTGGAGACTGGCTTCGATCATGATCTGGCCAGACTCGCCAGGCGTTATTGCGAACTCATCGAGACACGCGCGACCAAGCGCGGTCTCTGGCTGGCGCGGATCGCCGAGTTGTTGCCGCGACTGCATGCCGGCGTCAGCTCGCTCGTGGCCGCCGAACCGCCGCCCGGCGATCGGCCGGAGCCTGTCGATCTGGATGCGCGTTTCGAACTCTTCAGTCAACTGCGCCACCTGCTGGCCGACTGCGATCCCTACTGGCTCGAATTCGACTCGGTGGCCGACGGCATGACCGCCATGACCGGCAGCCTCGCCGACGATCTCACCGACATCTATTGCGAACTCAAGCAGGGTCTGACGCTGTTCGAGTTGGACCCGGACCGTGCGGTCACGGCCTGGGCGTTGGGCTACAGGCAGCATTGGGGACAGCACCTGGTCGATGCCGAACGCCATCTGGCCATGCTCCAATCACAATCACGGCTCGATCTCTAA
- a CDS encoding HesB/IscA family protein, translating into MSLAITEADLTLTGPAQAKMSDLFQQVDDSVQGVRVFATAGGCSGVSFGMTFTDVINEDDGVLSFDGFKVVVDDGTLEYLRGVEIDFVDQGDGNATFIFNNLPQMGGGCGSCGSSSGGGCS; encoded by the coding sequence ATGTCCCTGGCGATCACCGAAGCGGACCTGACACTGACCGGCCCGGCTCAGGCCAAGATGAGCGATCTGTTCCAGCAGGTCGACGACAGCGTGCAGGGCGTGCGCGTCTTCGCCACTGCCGGCGGCTGTAGCGGCGTCAGCTTCGGCATGACCTTCACCGACGTCATCAACGAGGACGACGGCGTTCTGTCCTTCGACGGCTTCAAGGTCGTCGTCGACGACGGCACGCTCGAATATCTGCGCGGCGTCGAGATCGATTTCGTCGATCAGGGCGACGGCAACGCCACCTTCATCTTCAACAACCTGCCCCAGATGGGCGGCGGCTGCGGCAGTTGCGGCTCGTCCTCGGGCGGCGGTTGCTCCTGA